The Lates calcarifer isolate ASB-BC8 linkage group LG19, TLL_Latcal_v3, whole genome shotgun sequence genomic interval AGTCCACTGTGTGGGGACAATATACCTTGACATCCTGGAAGGAGACAGGCTCCTGACCGTGCAGCTTCATCTGCTCCTGAATGGCCTGAAGTACAAAAACCCACACAAGTGTCATCAgcaactgtactgtactgtttgAATGTATGCCTTCACTGTGAAtctattaatgtgtgtgtgtgaggggtgtGCAGCTGATACCCTGAAGAAGTAGTTGAGAGAGAAGACATTGAGGTATCCTTGATTCTCCATGTCCAGAAGTTTAAAGATATACTGTAATGCTGCTGGCTCCTTCCTGTTTTCCAAGGCCAACACAAAGTCTAGATAGGTCTTATAGTCCTGACATAAAACAGATAGAGACACAGTTATGTACAGGATATATCCAAATTCTGCCAGCACACAGATACCTGCAAAACCCACCTAAAATTATGCATCAGATTTAGACCAAACCATATAATTCTCAACATGAAAAAGTGtcattaaatgtgtgtgtcatctgcCCAGAGACTCAATGAACAGCTGAAGATTAActttatgagtttttttttgAGTTGAACATTAACATACAGAGTGAGCAATTAGAAGAAAACCCTGAATAAATGAGAAGACAAACCAGAAACGCAGACACTTTTATATTGGTTACAGGGCTCCCTGTATGATTTtgattaatataaaaatgaaaatgaatcatttgCTATAATCCACACAGTCCCCAGATCCCAACCCACTTGAactatgggagattttggagcAAAGTGTTCAGCAGCGTTCTGCATGACCATCAGCAAAACACCAAAATGGGAATACTGCAGAAACTTAGAAAATCTATGTCAAGGAGCATTGAACATGTTCTGGCACAACAGCTTACTTAGACATTTTaggtttttccttttcatctgtCAACCATCTTATGTTTACTACAACTGctagtgctgctgctgatgctgactTGGTGATAATACCATTTCTCCATCATAGGTGAGGTACTCCTGAAACACTCTGTCCAGGAAGACCGAGGTTAGAGTGGCCGTGCCGTAGCGTGAAAGCTCCTCTTTGCTCAACATGCCGTTATGGTCCTTGTCCAGGTTGAGGTACTGGCCTTTAGAGGGAGAGACATAAAAATCCAGAGATGAACATGACAGGCTATAGTCTCTGATCTTTATGTCTACCAATATTTAATCAAGTTAATTAAGTATTATATCAAAAATTTGTTTAACACAGGTAACAGTGTGTTTTGTGGCACGGACACTAAAGAATCTTAAGCATTGTATAAATATAATGTTTTCTCACCATAGACTCGCAGAGCTGATGGGGCTGAGAACCAGTTGGACTCCTGACTCTCCTTAGATAGCTCCTCATCTCTCAGCTAGGAGCACAGTGGGAGAAAAAAGAGGGTGAGAGATGAAGCCAAAATTCTGGGAGTACAGGCTTAACAATGAATGACCCACGCAATACTGATCCATTTGTAAGAGAATAAGAAAAAGACGGTATTAATCCTTATAATACAGTCTACAATACATCATTCAGGTGGTCTGTTACAATTAGAAGATACTTTAAAAATCTTGGCTTTGGTcctttaattactttaattactGCCTGGTAGTGCAGACACTtaactaaataaactaaatacagtataaatgaaaatgaagtgaagAAATGTgagtgataaaaacaaaaaacattctACCTCCAACAAGTCGTCCAGAAAACTGCAAGCCTAATATATCCTGGATTTTAATCTTtcctgaaagagaagaaaaaatctAATAATGAAAATGTGGCTTCACAGATCATCTCCATTTGTACATTAGTATCAATTGTGCATATTTGAAACTTTTGGAATGGAAACTTGGAAATATGATTGCTGTCAATTAAGATGctcatcaggtttttttttttgttgaatcattttaaaaatgacttccTACAATGTGATGCTACAACAACCCAAAGTCCCAACAGGGATCATTGAAGCTTTTGATCTGATCAAACAAGTCTCCAGTTTTTTCTGCATGTCCTTTGTCCTGGTTCAAACATGATGTATGGACACACGATGACAGTCCTAGACCACACTATGCTTAAGTACATAGTATTCCACATTTTACAGGTGAGGTTTACAGGGTTCAGTCTCACCTGTTCGGAGTGGGTCGAGGAAGAAAAAGAACTTGCGAACAGCGGTGCAGACATAGAAAGAGTAGAAGGACTTCTCTAGTCCATCCAGCTGAGGCAGAGTAGGGATGAGTTCTAGGATGTAGTTCTCCAGATCCTACACAGAATGAAGAACGTCACCTTTCCTGACAGTTCAAATTTCAATACGACTGCATATTACAATTCTGCCACTAGCTGCTACTGACTTTAAACTTTGTACATCACTTAAACTGTAATTTGCCATTAGTGATGGAAGTCCTTACCGACTCTCTGAGGTAGCCCTGTCCTGCCACATCATACAGACTCAGACCTATCCGGGTCTGATGCAGCCACACTACATGTGCAGAGACAACAGACATGAGAAACAGTCAGTGCCAAAATATTCATCTACAGATAAatcatgaaacatgaaaagagTTAAGGCAGAACAAGACAGCCAAATGAAGCTCCAGACCTTTCCTCATGACATAGTTAAAGAACTGCATGATGGAGATTCTGCCATAAGGGTCATTGTGGAGCAGCTTGGCGTACACTCTGGCTGTGAAGAATTTTCTGAAGGAAAGGAGAGACGGGGAGAAACTCTTTTATTAATGTCCTCAATCTGAAGCCAGAATTCCCCTGTTCATATCGGTTATTAACGTGTTCTCCCTAAAGGTACAGAATTAAATTGAGTTGTTTAATCTGGCCAAATACATCTCTGATAACCTCCAGAGGTAGTTTGTGTGATCATGTTTTATCACATTGCAATTAAGCTTTTATGTGTTTCTACCTGACACATTAATGTCAAGTGGAGATAAAGTCAGAATGATAGAAGGGTTTTCCAGACACATCCTTTGATCTAGCAGAAATCTTTggtgcaaacaaaaacacacatgatcTATTAAAGACTACAGCCATGGGCAACTGCATTGTTGCCTGTAAGACACTGCTTCCTGTTACTTACTTGCACTTGGGCCCAGCCTTCTCCCCCACCTGCAGGTAGGCTTCATAACTGATCATTGCCTCCTCCCCACTCACTGGAGGTACCTGGTGCTTATCCAGCAGGAACCACAGAttctacacagagacaaacagagagagaaaaaggtagCTAAATAGATGCCAATTATAAAACATACAGTGCTGTTATTCATACAGAGGTATGTCTTTATATTGTGTCTGATGTGCGTTTTTTTGTGACGTGTTTTACCTGCAGTTCCTCATTATCCAACAgttctctgctcttcctctggaGGAACACAGCTCTGGATTCTTCTCTCAGCTTCTGAAGTAATACTTCCTCCTCAGCTGGTAGCTGCagatcaacatcatcatcatcatcatcatgaccTGAGTTAGTTTCACCTCTGCACATCTTCATCATTAAACACCAAGCCCTGCATCATGGCATCTTGTTTTCTGCTCACAATTACACACACTCAGTAATAACATAATCAACATCATTATCTTCATCATTTTCTCCAATGTTCTTTCCGTATTACTGTTGTATCCCACTGTAATGCAAGAGCATTAGCATCACTGTTAGTCATCTCACTGTCAGACAGCTGAACTGTATATCAGGTCATCATCAGGCACCTTGCAGAATGTGTAAATTATCAGTTACTACTGTTAAAACTACATTTCACTGAATTGTATTGTTCTGATATCATATTAATAATATGTAACGGAGCCCAGACATACAGTTGCTTGTCTTAATTTCTCTATGTGACTATATGCCTTGTCCTTGTACTCTTATCTTTTTCTTTAGATGGTACAAAGACATTTATATGCTGTTACTGATTtagtgtgtagtgtagtgtaatGTTACAGTGTAAATCATAACACAATCCAAATTACACGAAGTACAACAACTTTCATTGGGTTTATAAATGTCATGTACTCTAACAGCACCCGATAGTAGAATCGTGGGATGTTCTTGTAGGACTGGTCTTTGTCGTTTCCTCCCTTCCACTCAGTGTAATATTTAGTGAACAGCTCAGTTTcttctgctttcttttcttcttcgCCTCTCTCATCTGTACAGTGGCAGgaacatgaaaaacacatatCCAAAACCAGTTAAATGAAAGGTATTTGGCAAGCGTAAATATTAATGTCGATTTAGTTAAACGACTTTAACTGGGTACATTCAATCCAAATAAAATAGCCTAGCTAACGATAGCCAAAGTTTACATTCTTTCCTACCTTTTTTGGAGTTTGCTATCCTCCTTTTCAAAATATCCGACCAGTGAGGCTGTTGTTCTTTAGCCATGCTGCTCCGAAGTTAATCTAAAAAAATCATTAGTAAGAGTTTTCTCACCCCAAAGTcgaaaatagtgaaaaattgACTTGTGTACAAAAGTAGCTAGGCTACCCCAAAGTAGGACGACGTCAAGTTCCTGACTGAACAAGAATGTGGCTTCCGGTTGAAATCCAAAATAAAGGCCAATCCTGTAAACACCCAGGAAGCAAAGTAAATACAGTCTATGAGTAAATAGTGTAGGTAACAAGCATACAGGCTATGGTAATAGCAGTTGCCATAGATTCAAATCAAATATCAATTGCTAAGTTTAAATGCAATCTTTAAGTAGTAGAAGTAGAAGAAGACGGATCAACAGGAAGCATGAAATACAagttaaagcaacacaatgtacatacagtacatgaacgACAAAATAATATAGCTGCTTCCGTGCAACTCTTTAGAAAATTCATATGAAATCGACATTTTTTccaaaacattattattaacaaatattttttgtttcttcagtaTTGCAGTTTCCAAGGGATTCATTTTGCCCCTTTTATTTTGTAACCAAATAGCATTTTCCGGTCTTTCTCTAGTAACTTGACGCAGCTGCTTTGAAACGGAGCTGTCAAGCCTTGATGACGTCAAAGTGTGCGACCAGCTACTAAAGTCATGCCTACAGTTGTGTTTACCCATGAAGTGTTGTAGAGAAAACGAAGCTGaattaatttattcagtttgaACATCGAAGAGAGGTATGAGGCAGCTTTAAATGATTATAACTGTATGTGGAGCCAAAGACAGTGATGGTTATCGAAGTTACTTCTGGTAATTAGAAAGATCAAGGTTAGCAGGTTAGTCTCATTTCCACGTTCCCGAATCATGTAACTAACAGCATGTGTCAGATTTGTGGTGAGATGGTATGTAAGTCTGTAGATGGCATGTAGGATAACGTGAAGCTGAGTAAGAATAAATTACATTCAGTTCTTCTAGGCCTGGAGTTTATACTTAATAACATGGGCTCCACCTTCATATCCAAAGTCAGGATATGCCTGAACCCCCTAAAGCCTTTTTTACATCAAACAAGTTCAGCTTTCCTCATCGTTAACTCTTCTCTGTGTAAGTCATCCCAGCTGCTTCCCACAGCACGatttctgtgcagcagagaCACTAACCCCAACTCAGgtggcagacagacagtcagaatGAACAATGGACACACTGATGGACAGGGTGGAGTAAAATCTAGGGCCATCAGACATAGACAAGAGGAGTTGGGGGAAGACAAAGTGGATGGAGGAGGTAAGAGCTCCAGTATAAAGAAGAGTCCGTCCTTCCCCAAATCTGTATTCTCTGCGGGGACGGCAAAGAGGATAGCAGAGATGCAGAAGAGGAAAGCAGCTCTGGCCTCTGTGGGTGAGGAGGAACCTGAGAAGGAGGCTGAAGAGAGGAAAACTAAAGGAGCAGGTGGGACACACTGGAACTTTCTACTTTATTAGGTATCTTGTACACTCAGAGAAACTTTCTACAGTCTTACAACACCTCGAAAATCAGATTTTAGCACTAGTAAGACTATTCAAATTTATGtgcacaaatattttttatagttATACTTGCtcaaaagacacacagagtCTTGTAAATGATGTTTTTCCCAATGCCTTCTGATGTCTCAATGAATTCATGAAAATGCATGGGAATAATTGTCTCTGCACTAAACACAAATATTTCTCAGGAAAGGTGCAGCCTCCTGACCGGccactctctgctgctgagtggAAGAAGCTGAAGGAGTCTCTGGGAAATCCGCAACGCTTCGACATCAAGATGATTAATGCACTGTTCACCTCTGGGGCAGAGCTCAGTATTACCAAGTGAGAGGAGAacgagtgtgtttgtgtgtctgtgatttttGTGGATGtcattttgtggttgtttggAATTAGACATGTAGTCATTGTCtaaggttttgtgtgtgtgttttttacatCTTCTGCCACAGGTCTCTGCTGACTTTTGTAGCCATGGAGACAGGGACACTGTCCTATGAGCTGTTACTACGGTACCTGACAATATGTGTGAATGGTGGCCACGATACTGAGGTGTTTGATGTCTATGACATCATGCGGGGAAATTTCTCCTCTCTGGAAACAGGAGCCTCCAGCCTCTTCATCAAGTCCTTCAGCCgcacagagaggtggagggaggcaCTCAGCATCCTGCAGCAGCTTAAGAAGGTGAGGAGCTATCGCTTGTTGAGAAAGCATGTAAAAatcacagtggagctggaggacatGCCACACTTTGTATATCATCACCTATTTAAACTGTCATCCCAATAGGTCTTTACCCCATCACCACGCAACTTTGGTGATATCATTGCAGCAGCAATGTCACATGGTGACATGACGACTGCCTGGGGCCTTTATGATGAATTAATTGAAAAGGGACTGAAGCCACACCATGAGACATGGGACGCTCTTTTTAAGGGAGTGAGGACCGAGCAGGTGGAAGCAGAGGCCATGTCTCAGTCTGAACACCAGGAGAGGCTGATAGAGATTCTGCTGCACATGAGGAACAACCAGATCTATCCCCCGCACAGCCTCACCAGAAGCATCAAGACCTGGTTTGAGAGGTATGACAGCGGTTGGTTGGCTATGGTGGGAAACTGAGGCTGGATGCACATCATAATGAGGAATAATTTGGTAAAAAGTGCTGCTTTTAAAAGCATAATTTGGGTAAAAAAGGGGCATAGGGACATGTGCTCAACTGCACAAGACTTCATTATAACTATGTGCTACCTTGCTGTCATtactctgttctctgtctgtcttttcctctctgtcttcagtcTCACAGATCAGAAATGGACAGGAAGTTGGACCAGCGCCACTCCAAAGTAATTACAACACCTACTGTTTCAACATGGAATCTTCTTAGCTGCTTATGTTATTTAATCCATTTTTGTAAATTGGCAAAATTGTCTGTtctgtatatatgtgtttacagtatatatacatatatatctgtatgtgtgtgtgttcaggggtCTGTGTAGGTGTTGTGGGTCAGAGTTAGAGTCCATCCAGCTGACTGCCGAGGAGTACCAACAGCTGAAAGACAGAGTGATGGCTGACCTCATTCAGGGAcgagatgtttttaaaaagactacaccagaggtacacacacacacacacacacacacacacacacacacacacacacacacactaacacacactaacCAGGGTTTCCGTGCCTTTACAATTGTCTCTATGGTCATTTAAGTAGATTTAATGCATCTCTAGCAGGATTAAAGATATAGTATGCAGGCAGTTTTTTATTTAGTGTCATTGTTTGCAGCTTTGAAATTACTAATGGGCATTAACAGATTATTCACCATATATTTGATGAACTTAAGTCGTATTAATTGATTTGCACTTGCAGTTTGTCCAGCAAATACAATCTGCTTTCATATAAGCCTTTAGATTAATACAGGACATGAGTAATAATACATCAGAATGTTTAAGCTATGTTCAGTTTGAAATTTTTGAATAGGAAATAATTGATGCTAAATAACAATtccatgttgttttaaaaatgtgtaaaaaataGTCATAAAGCTGTGTATTGTATTTTGAGGCTGGTGTGTCAGCAGCATGGTACAGTAGTTCCATCTGGTGCCAGATGGCGCCATTGGTTCACCTGCAGCACCGGGCTGCAGAGGTTGACTGAAACAGCTCATCAACCTCTGACTCGTTCACAcaatcactgtcactgtctctatGAATGAGATGGAAACAGCCTGTGAACACGTCTCCCTCAGGAGACGTTTTTAGTTTTTAGACGTTTAAAGTTTAGCTTCAGGCACAGTAAGGCGGCAGCTCGCTCTCCATCTGGAAAGACTGTACTGATTCATTTATTTGGACGGATATGACTTTGATATTTTAGTAATTAGTTCATGACACAGAGAATGATATGGCCCAGTCACGTCCACCATCCCCAGAGTTTCAGGATTTCTGTTGGTCTTTTTTTGACTGGGATAGGTCAGTACAACTAACTAGCTGTAGTTTCTACTCTTCAAACTCTGTAGCATTAAGCTATGAAAATAGTCtgtattacatttttacacttcagtttttgtacagatttaaCAACCACAGTATAAAATACTagttagtgagctttagaggtgctggtagaaGTTAGCTGATTTCCACtgtttccactctttatgctaGCTTCATAatgaacagacagatgtgagagCAGTAGCGATCTCCTCATCTAACACTTAGCAAGAAAGCGTCTAAGGGAATTCCCCAAAATGCCGAACTATCCCTTTAAGTTAAACATAtgaaaatgacatattttgcaTGTTTCGAGGCGGGTCAGACCATCGCTCTTCCAGTCATAGGGAGCAAAcgtggtgtgtgtgcaggctcAGTGTGTTAATGAGAGCATCACTCATTCATTCTCATGGGTTTTAAAGCTTTCAAAGTGAGGAGAGTCACACCATCTGCTCAACAGACAGCTTCAGTCCACTGACAATCAGGATTTTGATACCAGCAAACAGGGCGCGTGTGTGCTCTGTTTGCTGTTATCAAAAGGAGAACTGCCTTTTAAGTTGTGTGCCTCTTTTATAACCAAAAGAAGGCGGTCATCACTTTAACTTGCGTGCAAATGTGCACTGTCTGTGTGGAGAAAGAGCCAGGGTACAAGCCTTTCATTGGATTGGAATGTActggctgtattttttttataatgccAGTGacaataaactttaaaaaacaacattattcaCCTGAGAATAttccagaaaaaaatctgccaacATCTAGAATATGTAGTTAATTATATGTCATGTTTAATTTATGAACACAGAGAACGTTTTCATGtgttcctttgtgtttttctgtaggCAGGGGGAGTTTGTTGGAGGAATAGTTAGTTAAATTGAGGGGATTTCCAGCATGTGGAGCAGCATGTGAATGTGGATCACAGCTACCTCCCGCCgagcagacagaggaaggcAGACAGACGTGCAGTTTAACTCAACTTTATTAATGACCCATTTAAGGCAATTCATTTTAAGGGCAAACACAGTGCTTCAGACAACAGTGAAGCAACAGATGCATCAGGGGACAGATTGAGGAAGAGAGCAAGGGCACTGGTTCAAAGTGGAAGAGAAATAATGTCTTACTGTCTGTGTGGTGATTGTGGTTGTGACAGCTAGAACGAAGGCATGATGCAGATAGATGATAAATGCTGAGACAAATAATAAGGCAGATACAGATCAAGTCAAACACCAAAAGTCTGAGCATTTTGGCACTACAACAAGTGAGCCCTGTGCAGTTTAATACAAACCAACAGCCATTATATATGAGGTTTCCAGTGGGCATGTATTgcattacattatatttaatCACTTTTCAGTTTAGAACAAATGGAACACCAGGTCGTATTTATGATGAGCTGCTACTGCATTACATTGGTCCACACTGTTTGAGTTAAATAACCAGCCGGCATGCACAGTTTTCCTGACAGCAGGAACATTATGTGTTGTGGTGAACACATTTCAACTCATTTCAACAGACTAACAAGCCTCAGATACTAAAACAAGAAAGGTGGTGTAGTCTGTTTTTAACAAGTAAAAACTAATCTAATTTTAATTCACTACAAATGTTGCATTTCAACACCAAAAATCACAATCAGAGGAATTCAAAAGTAATGAAATGCTAAAATATAACGATAGTTATCTGGTATTACTGCTGTATTTGTCTCAGTTTCCTTGGTATTGACTTTCTTCCCCAAAAATCTGTAGCCAATTATAATTTTATGAATATGTG includes:
- the ppp2r3c gene encoding LOW QUALITY PROTEIN: serine/threonine-protein phosphatase 2A regulatory subunit B'' subunit gamma (The sequence of the model RefSeq protein was modified relative to this genomic sequence to represent the inferred CDS: deleted 1 base in 1 codon), whose product is MAKEQQPHWSDILKRRIANSKKDERGEEEKKAEETELFTKYYTEWKGGNDKDQSYKNIPRFYYRLPAEEEVLLQKLREESRAVFLQRKSRELLDNEELQNLWFLLDKHQVPPVSGEEAMISYEAYLQVGEKAGPKCKKFFTARVYAKLLHNDPYGRISIMQFFNYVMRKVWLHQTRIGLSLYDVAGQGYLRESDLENYILELIPTLPQLDGLEKSFYSFYVCTAVRKFFFFLDPLRTGKIKIQDILACSFLDDLLELRDEELSKESQESNWFSAPSALRVYGQYLNLDKDHNGMLSKEELSRYGTATLTSVFLDRVFQEYLTYDGEMDYKTYLDFVLALENRKEPAALQYIFKLLDMENQGYLNVFSLNYFFRAIQEQMKLHGQEPVSFQDVKDEIFDMVKPKDPYKITLQDLVNSCQGDTVTSILIDLNGFWTYENREVLVANDNDSSNTADLDDT
- the prorp gene encoding mitochondrial ribonuclease P catalytic subunit encodes the protein MGSTFISKVRICLNPLKPFLHQTSSAFLIVNSSLCKSSQLLPTARFLCSRDTNPNSGGRQTVRMNNGHTDGQGGVKSRAIRHRQEELGEDKVDGGGKSSSIKKSPSFPKSVFSAGTAKRIAEMQKRKAALASVGEEEPEKEAEERKTKGAGKVQPPDRPLSAAEWKKLKESLGNPQRFDIKMINALFTSGAELSITKSLLTFVAMETGTLSYELLLRYLTICVNGGHDTEVFDVYDIMRGNFSSLETGASSLFIKSFSRTERWREALSILQQLKKVFTPSPRNFGDIIAAAMSHGDMTTAWGLYDELIEKGLKPHHETWDALFKGVRTEQVEAEAMSQSEHQERLIEILLHMRNNQIYPPHSLTRSIKTWFESLTDQKWTGSWTSATPKGLCRCCGSELESIQLTAEEYQQLKDRVMADLIQGRDVFKKTTPEELERFKAFVKRKPAFDVVIDGLNVANTNADKRQSATLLTVVSELERQGLIVLVLGRKHMLHHSRSWERHNMNLIQQKAHCFFTDNISEDDPFLLYATLHSGNHCQFVSRDLMRDHKACLPDGATKRLFFKWQRGHQLVVDGHITAGRRVRFQRILPYDTIVQTSADSWHIPYDDTEDRSTYEVPQQWLCLTQKHSTAQ